The following coding sequences lie in one Sedimentibacter sp. MB35-C1 genomic window:
- a CDS encoding A24 family peptidase, translated as MTLIFLIYGLFIGSFLNVCIFRIPSGISIVKPPSSCGSCGHRLNYIDMIPVFNYIINRGRCRYCGASYSIQYPVIELLNGLLYALTYLKFGLTVNSILCCAMISILITVSMIDMKYKIIPDSLNIAGAMAGIIFILVNKTYLTGIIGALTGFGLFAAIAILTNAMGGGDIKLMAALGLMFGLKGTLFITLFSFVIGAVVSVFLIALNIKGRKDEIPFGPFISLSALIYIFFGFEIIRSYLSLFM; from the coding sequence ATGACACTAATATTTTTAATCTACGGCCTATTCATAGGCTCATTCCTGAATGTATGCATTTTTCGCATACCTTCAGGAATCTCAATAGTGAAACCGCCGTCATCCTGCGGGAGCTGCGGTCACAGACTTAATTACATAGACATGATACCTGTTTTTAACTACATAATTAACAGAGGCAGGTGCAGGTACTGCGGTGCCAGTTACTCAATACAGTATCCCGTGATAGAACTTTTGAACGGATTGCTGTATGCATTGACATACTTAAAATTCGGCTTAACAGTCAATTCGATTTTGTGTTGCGCAATGATAAGTATACTAATAACCGTAAGCATGATTGACATGAAGTACAAAATTATTCCCGACAGTCTCAATATTGCCGGGGCAATGGCAGGAATTATATTTATCTTAGTAAATAAAACATATTTAACAGGAATTATAGGAGCACTGACTGGATTCGGACTTTTTGCTGCAATTGCAATTTTAACTAATGCCATGGGTGGTGGAGATATAAAACTTATGGCTGCTTTGGGGCTGATGTTCGGCTTAAAGGGAACATTGTTTATAACATTGTTTTCCTTCGTCATCGGAGCCGTGGTGTCAGTATTTTTAATAGCATTGAACATTAAAGGCAGAAAGGACGAAATACCTTTCGGTCCGTTCATATCCTTATCTGCTTTAATATATATATTTTTTGGCTTTGAAATTATAAGAAGCTATCTTTCTTTATTCATGTAA
- a CDS encoding competence type IV pilus major pilin ComGC, which produces MFRLINNLKNKKGFTLIELIVVLAVLAIIMAIAVPRFLGVQENAKVKADNSTKEQVAKAAELYYYATNSTSFTIKSLIDNGYMEPFTLQADSNYDTAAEVEAVDITVSVTSTSQSISVDW; this is translated from the coding sequence ATGTTTAGATTAATTAACAATTTAAAAAACAAGAAGGGGTTTACATTAATTGAATTGATTGTTGTATTGGCAGTGCTGGCTATTATTATGGCGATTGCTGTGCCGAGGTTTTTGGGAGTTCAGGAGAATGCTAAGGTAAAAGCTGATAATTCTACTAAAGAACAAGTTGCTAAAGCAGCAGAATTATATTACTATGCTACTAATTCAACATCTTTTACGATTAAAAGTTTAATTGATAATGGATACATGGAGCCATTTACATTGCAAGCAGATTCAAACTATGATACAGCTGCTGAAGTCGAAGCAGTAGATATAACAGTTAGTGTTACATCGACAAGTCAATCGATTAGTGTTGATTGGTAG
- the pilM gene encoding pilus assembly protein PilM has translation MGRILSVEINNRNIKILEGSRSGSSIAVYKSLFLDIESGSVDDGKIIDMDLVAANIEMALKSNNIKSKKAIFIINTNATITRNMELPVLKKNSETFSMIKSELDQMLPVDIDQYKIVYKKIDSIKSDKSEKGTYIAYGLPASIYEQYIELAERLNFELVAIDLTSSCLDKIALKKLTINKKHLSPGTSVAFIDIGFTNTLFSIVNNGKEVFSRISSNGLNDIVKNFEAAFNLTREEALEEIERLSLAEYTDDTSYISKLNILENNVNMWTDEFYRFIRYYNSNNKDRQIENIYIYGSFANINGLEQFIESSLSVSTERINEISNVVSKSGEVVEVKSYLNNILSLYIDKKDINFLSDRRKEHSNKFRTGVFLMAAGLSAVLLVSFYAYSYIVEKIALERDIETLDAYLENQENIKLNDEVLTMKKKVSLMEKYLSEADKLKTAIKIEDAVNTVIFEQVSLAIPHGTRINAMSVDKESIQLQCTSASRQEAAQFERNLKQVEFIDNVYVPAVVDSADGGSISCTYSLVCSIKDVITNEAE, from the coding sequence ATGGGGAGAATTTTATCTGTAGAGATCAACAATCGAAATATTAAAATACTTGAAGGCTCCAGAAGCGGGTCATCCATAGCTGTATACAAGAGCTTGTTTTTAGACATTGAATCCGGAAGCGTTGATGATGGAAAAATAATCGATATGGATTTAGTTGCAGCAAATATAGAAATGGCACTGAAAAGCAACAACATTAAATCAAAAAAAGCAATTTTTATCATCAATACAAATGCAACAATAACAAGAAACATGGAACTTCCTGTTCTTAAGAAAAATTCAGAGACATTTTCCATGATAAAAAGCGAGTTGGATCAGATGCTGCCGGTAGATATCGATCAGTACAAAATAGTGTACAAAAAAATCGACAGCATAAAATCTGATAAATCAGAAAAGGGAACATATATTGCATATGGTCTTCCTGCATCTATTTATGAGCAGTACATAGAGCTTGCGGAAAGGCTTAATTTTGAGCTTGTAGCAATAGATCTGACTTCAAGCTGCCTGGATAAAATAGCATTAAAGAAACTAACGATAAATAAAAAACATTTAAGCCCTGGAACGTCAGTTGCATTTATAGACATAGGTTTCACAAATACTTTATTCAGCATTGTTAACAACGGTAAGGAGGTTTTTTCAAGAATTTCCTCAAATGGGTTGAACGATATAGTCAAAAATTTTGAGGCGGCATTTAATTTAACACGGGAAGAGGCATTAGAGGAAATAGAACGCTTATCTCTCGCCGAATACACTGATGATACATCATATATATCTAAATTAAACATTCTTGAAAACAATGTAAATATGTGGACAGATGAATTTTACAGATTTATCAGATACTACAATTCAAACAACAAGGACAGACAGATAGAAAATATATATATTTATGGCAGCTTTGCAAACATCAACGGCCTGGAACAGTTTATAGAGTCAAGCTTAAGCGTAAGCACGGAAAGAATAAACGAAATTTCAAATGTGGTGTCAAAATCTGGCGAAGTTGTTGAAGTAAAATCATATTTGAACAACATTCTCTCATTGTACATAGATAAAAAGGATATTAACTTTCTTTCAGACAGAAGGAAGGAGCACAGCAATAAGTTCAGAACTGGAGTGTTCCTCATGGCAGCAGGCCTGTCAGCAGTATTGCTCGTATCCTTTTATGCGTATTCATATATTGTGGAGAAAATTGCCCTTGAAAGGGATATAGAAACACTGGATGCTTATCTGGAAAATCAGGAGAATATAAAGCTTAATGATGAAGTGCTGACAATGAAAAAAAAGGTATCCTTGATGGAAAAATATTTGTCGGAGGCCGATAAATTAAAAACGGCAATAAAAATAGAAGATGCAGTTAATACGGTTATCTTTGAGCAGGTTTCATTGGCAATTCCTCACGGCACAAGGATTAATGCAATGTCTGTAGACAAGGAAAGTATACAGTTGCAGTGTACATCCGCATCAAGGCAGGAAGCTGCACAGTTTGAAAGAAATTTAAAGCAGGTTGAATTTATAGATAATGTATATGTGCCGGCGGTAGTAGATTCAGCAGATGGCGGCAGCATTAGCTGCACTTATTCGTTAGTATGTAGCATAAAGGATGTGATAACAAATGAAGCTGAGTAG
- a CDS encoding type IV pilus twitching motility protein PilT produces the protein MNINEMLSKLMEVKGSDLHISVGCAPIYRVNGMLISTGNEKLTPDDTEKLTKQVTNEEQLREINEIGDFDMSYAIPNLGRFRINIFKQRGSYSIAVRAVQMNIPTLREINMPEILYDFTQRQRGLVLVTGPTGSGKSTTLASMVNIINNERKCHIITLEDPIEYLHKHNKSIVNQREYRSDFKSFAGGLRSCLRQDPDVILLGEMRDLETMEIALTAAETGHLVFSTLHTTGAAKTIDRIIDVFPPHQQQQVVIQLANVLEGVISQQLVLEIDEKKRMAAVEILVSTPAIRNLIREKKTHQIQNQIQTGSKFGMQTMDSSLLNMYADKKISRQTLLKSAVDLEYVMKQI, from the coding sequence ATGAATATAAATGAAATGCTGAGCAAATTAATGGAAGTAAAAGGATCAGATTTACATATATCTGTAGGATGTGCACCCATTTACAGAGTGAACGGCATGCTGATAAGCACCGGAAATGAAAAGCTGACGCCTGATGATACGGAAAAGCTGACTAAGCAGGTAACTAATGAAGAGCAGTTGAGAGAAATAAATGAGATAGGAGATTTTGATATGTCCTATGCTATACCCAATCTCGGACGTTTCAGGATAAACATATTCAAGCAGAGGGGAAGCTACTCCATAGCTGTTCGAGCTGTGCAGATGAACATACCCACACTAAGAGAAATTAATATGCCTGAAATTTTATATGATTTTACTCAAAGACAAAGGGGGCTTGTTCTTGTAACAGGGCCTACAGGCAGTGGAAAATCTACAACTCTGGCATCGATGGTAAACATAATAAACAATGAAAGAAAGTGTCACATAATAACACTTGAGGATCCTATCGAGTATCTGCACAAACACAATAAAAGCATTGTAAATCAGAGAGAGTACAGAAGTGATTTCAAATCCTTCGCCGGAGGACTGCGCTCATGCCTGAGACAGGATCCGGATGTAATACTTCTGGGAGAAATGAGAGATTTGGAAACTATGGAAATAGCACTTACTGCAGCAGAGACCGGTCATCTTGTTTTTTCCACTCTGCACACGACAGGAGCAGCAAAGACCATAGACCGAATAATAGACGTATTTCCTCCTCACCAGCAGCAACAGGTGGTTATACAGCTTGCCAATGTGTTGGAGGGAGTAATATCCCAGCAATTGGTACTGGAAATAGACGAAAAAAAGAGAATGGCGGCGGTTGAAATTTTGGTTTCTACACCGGCTATCAGAAATCTTATAAGGGAAAAGAAAACTCACCAGATTCAGAACCAGATTCAAACCGGATCAAAATTTGGTATGCAGACGATGGATTCAAGTCTTTTAAACATGTATGCGGACAAAAAAATATCAAGGCAGACATTATTAAAATCAGCAGTGGATTTAGAATATGTTATGAAGCAGATATAA
- a CDS encoding type II secretion system F family protein — protein MAVYKCSVVDQSGKRQRINKDASTKAEMIDYLKQNNYVIIDIKQSAGSVDLSSISGKRIKSKDLAVFCKQLYAMLKAGVTIVNSLDILKQQTENKRLSKIISQMYDDLQKGNTFSEALSHHKDTFPAIFISMVEAGELSGNIDIIMNRLANHFEKEYKIENKVKGAMTYPIILAVVCVAVVIFLLTTIMPTFVEMYSSSGVELPKITQIMIAISEALKSYWYIIVMVAVGLAFAVSAMNKNSNIKLKEDYYKLQIPVVKNLVLKVATSRFTRTLSTLMGSGVPLLQALETVAGVTGNTYIGSKIMEAREDVRRGLALSQPLRQQGVFPPMVHSMIKIGEDSGSIEEILDKTADFYDEEVDTAVTRLTTMLEPVMIVFMAVIIGFIVISMVTPMFDMVKTVQ, from the coding sequence ATGGCAGTATATAAATGCAGTGTGGTGGATCAATCGGGGAAAAGGCAGAGAATCAACAAGGATGCGTCAACAAAGGCGGAAATGATTGACTACCTGAAGCAAAACAATTATGTAATAATAGATATCAAACAGTCGGCAGGTTCGGTTGATCTGAGCAGTATTTCCGGCAAACGAATCAAGTCAAAGGATCTTGCGGTATTCTGCAAGCAGCTGTATGCAATGCTGAAGGCAGGTGTGACTATAGTCAACAGCCTGGACATCCTGAAGCAGCAGACAGAAAACAAGCGGCTTTCAAAAATAATTTCACAGATGTATGATGATCTGCAGAAAGGGAATACCTTTTCCGAGGCGTTATCACATCACAAGGATACCTTCCCTGCGATTTTTATTAGCATGGTTGAGGCGGGAGAATTGAGCGGAAACATTGATATTATAATGAACAGGCTCGCAAATCACTTCGAGAAAGAATATAAGATAGAAAACAAGGTAAAAGGTGCGATGACATATCCTATAATTCTTGCTGTGGTATGTGTGGCAGTGGTTATATTTCTGCTTACAACAATAATGCCTACATTCGTTGAGATGTATTCCAGTTCCGGAGTAGAACTTCCAAAGATAACACAGATAATGATTGCAATCAGCGAGGCGCTTAAATCTTATTGGTACATAATTGTTATGGTTGCAGTGGGTTTAGCATTTGCTGTATCTGCAATGAACAAAAACTCAAATATAAAGCTAAAAGAAGACTATTATAAGCTTCAGATACCTGTTGTAAAAAACCTTGTGCTTAAGGTAGCAACTTCCAGGTTTACAAGAACTCTCTCGACTCTAATGGGAAGCGGAGTGCCTCTTTTACAGGCGCTTGAAACTGTAGCGGGAGTAACGGGCAATACATACATAGGAAGTAAAATCATGGAGGCTAGGGAGGATGTAAGACGAGGGTTGGCTCTTTCACAGCCGCTTAGGCAGCAGGGGGTATTTCCACCCATGGTTCATTCAATGATTAAAATAGGAGAGGACTCAGGTTCCATAGAAGAAATTTTAGACAAGACGGCAGATTTTTACGATGAAGAAGTGGATACAGCCGTAACAAGGCTCACAACAATGCTGGAGCCCGTAATGATAGTGTTTATGGCAGTAATAATAGGGTTCATAGTAATATCAATGGTAACACCGATGTTTGATATGGTTAAGACCGTGCAATAG